In Spinacia oleracea cultivar Varoflay chromosome 5, BTI_SOV_V1, whole genome shotgun sequence, a single window of DNA contains:
- the LOC110789481 gene encoding uncharacterized protein: MNIEKKKMDESRKIVVVVEESETARTALRWALQNLVRYGDVVTLLHLCPYYPPRSRNKNKIRLLRLKGYQLALSFNDICTSSSFNTKIEIVVTEDDEEGEKMVGLVREMGAFALVLGLHDRSFFYRLAMRHDNITKTLNCKVLAIKQPIRPSSSSSSASANQTSYTKSNNTACITQLQASLTLDFSQIEVAPLLVPNISPQKIPYQICPDPSAIIWRSKKNRRRSRRNS; encoded by the exons atGAACATAGAAAAGAAGAAAATGGATGAGAGCAGAAAAATAGTAGTGGTAGTAGAAGAATCGGAAACAGCAAGAACAGCTCTTAGATGGGCTCTACAAAACCTGGTTCGATACGGCGACGTAGTGACCCTCCTCCATTTATGTCCTTATTACCCTCCTAGATCACGTAACAAGAACAAAATTAGGCTCCTTCGCTTGAAGGGTTATCAATTAGCTCTTTCTTTCAATGACATTTGTACCTCTTCCTCTTTCAAT ACGAAAATAGAGATAGTGGTGACAGAAGACGATGAAGAAGGAGAGAAAATGGTGGGGTTGGTTAGAGAAATGGGTGCTTTTGCATTGGTTCTTGGTCTTCATGATCGCAGCTTTTTCTACAG GTTGGCTATGAGACATGATAACATAACAAAGACATTAAATTGCAAAGTTCTTGCAATCAAACAACCAATAAGGCCGTCATCTTCATCGTCATCGGCATCGGCAAACCAGACAAGTTATACAAAATCAAATAATACAGCATGCATCACACAACTCCAAGCTTCACTCACTTTGGACTTTTCTCAAATCGAAGTTGCTCCTTTGCT AGTCCCAAATATCAGCCCACAAAAGATTCCATACCAAATATGTCCAGACCCATCTGCAATTATATGGAGATCCAAGAAGAATAGGAGGAGATCACGCAGGAATTCATAG